Proteins encoded together in one Schumannella luteola window:
- the rpmA gene encoding 50S ribosomal protein L27, which produces MAHKKGASSTRNGRDSNAQYLGVKRFGGQVVKAGEIIVRQRGTHFHPGANVGRGGDDTLFALSAGSVEFGAKGGRKVVNIVPAV; this is translated from the coding sequence ATGGCACACAAAAAGGGAGCGTCCTCGACCCGCAACGGTCGCGACTCCAACGCCCAGTACCTCGGCGTGAAGCGCTTCGGCGGTCAGGTCGTCAAGGCCGGCGAGATCATCGTCCGCCAGCGCGGCACCCACTTCCACCCCGGCGCCAACGTGGGCCGCGGCGGAGACGACACGCTGTTCGCCCTCTCGGCCGGTTCGGTCGAGTTCGGCGCGAAGGGCGGCCGCAAGGTCGTCAACATCGTCCCGGCGGTCTGA
- a CDS encoding folylpolyglutamate synthase/dihydrofolate synthase family protein produces the protein MTDELNPTAASGGEDDDRAAADALYRELLDRIGESNPQPRLEPTRRALELLGDPQNSAPVITIAGTNGKTSTSRMIESLLRASGLKPGLLTSPHLVRVNERIMIDGEPISDAALVAGGDDIRPYLLMVDAELTANSEPPLTFFEALTVLAFACFADAPVDVIVLEVGMGGEWDSTNVADAQVAVFCPIDLDHQARLGNTIAEIARTKSGIIKPGASVVTAMQTIEALDEIRARAGQFEAEVAIEMQDFALESTTVAVGGQLLDIRGRAARYEGVFLPLYGDHQAQNAIVAVAAVETFLGDGTRPLDADVLAEGLGQATSPGRLQLVGIEPTVLVDAAHNPHGARALASALQEYFDFDELALVVGILADKDAHGILAELAPVAARFIVTRSSSERAIAADELDETVAELGVPHTVVDDVEDALREARGWAAESPRRAVVVAGSITLVGDVIALADAEDWKQQ, from the coding sequence GTGACCGACGAGCTGAACCCGACCGCCGCATCCGGCGGCGAGGACGACGACCGCGCCGCGGCCGACGCGCTCTACCGCGAGCTGCTCGACCGCATCGGCGAGTCGAACCCGCAGCCGCGTCTCGAGCCGACCCGTCGGGCGCTCGAGCTGCTCGGCGACCCGCAGAACTCGGCCCCGGTCATCACGATCGCGGGCACGAACGGCAAGACCTCGACCAGCCGCATGATCGAGTCGCTGCTGCGGGCGAGCGGGCTCAAGCCCGGTCTGCTCACGAGCCCGCACCTCGTGCGGGTCAACGAGCGCATCATGATCGACGGGGAGCCGATCAGCGACGCCGCCCTCGTGGCCGGCGGCGACGACATCCGCCCCTACCTGCTCATGGTGGATGCGGAGCTCACCGCGAACAGCGAGCCGCCGCTGACCTTCTTCGAGGCGCTGACGGTGCTGGCCTTCGCCTGCTTCGCCGACGCGCCGGTGGACGTGATCGTGCTCGAGGTGGGCATGGGCGGCGAGTGGGACTCCACCAACGTCGCCGACGCGCAGGTCGCCGTCTTCTGCCCGATCGACCTCGATCACCAGGCGCGCCTCGGCAACACGATCGCCGAGATCGCCCGCACCAAGTCGGGCATCATCAAGCCCGGCGCGAGCGTCGTCACGGCGATGCAGACGATCGAGGCGCTGGACGAGATCCGCGCCCGTGCGGGGCAGTTCGAGGCCGAGGTCGCGATCGAGATGCAGGACTTCGCGCTCGAGTCGACGACGGTCGCGGTCGGCGGGCAGCTGCTCGACATCCGCGGGCGCGCCGCCCGCTACGAGGGCGTGTTCCTGCCGCTCTACGGCGACCACCAGGCGCAGAACGCGATCGTCGCGGTCGCCGCCGTCGAGACCTTCCTCGGCGACGGCACCCGCCCGCTCGACGCCGACGTGCTCGCCGAGGGCCTCGGGCAGGCGACCTCGCCCGGCCGGCTGCAGCTCGTCGGCATCGAGCCGACCGTGCTCGTCGACGCCGCCCACAACCCGCACGGCGCCCGCGCGCTCGCCAGCGCGCTGCAGGAGTACTTCGACTTCGACGAGCTGGCGCTCGTGGTCGGCATCCTCGCCGACAAGGACGCGCACGGCATCCTCGCCGAGCTCGCCCCGGTCGCCGCGCGCTTCATCGTGACCCGCTCGAGCTCCGAGCGGGCGATCGCCGCCGACGAGCTCGACGAGACCGTCGCCGAGCTGGGCGTGCCGCACACCGTCGTCGACGACGTCGAGGATGCGCTGCGCGAGGCCCGCGGCTGGGCCGCCGAGTCGCCGCGTCGCGCGGTCGTCGTCGCCGGCTCGATCACGCTCGTCGGCGACGTCATCGCGCTCGCCGACGCCGAGGACTGGAAGCAGCAGTGA
- a CDS encoding DUF4031 domain-containing protein, whose product MTVLIDEPIWPAHGTLWAHLVSDSGLDELHAFASAAGVPRRAFDNDHYDVPQERWQEFVDRGAEAVTGRELLRRLQAAGLRVRQKDKGARG is encoded by the coding sequence GTGACGGTGCTGATCGACGAGCCTATCTGGCCGGCTCACGGCACCCTCTGGGCGCACCTGGTGAGCGACAGCGGGCTGGATGAGCTGCACGCCTTCGCGAGCGCCGCCGGGGTTCCGCGCCGCGCCTTCGACAACGACCACTACGACGTGCCGCAGGAGCGCTGGCAGGAGTTCGTCGACCGCGGCGCCGAAGCGGTGACCGGGCGCGAGCTGCTGCGCCGACTGCAGGCCGCCGGCCTCCGCGTGCGGCAGAAGGACAAGGGCGCGCGCGGCTGA
- a CDS encoding DUF4233 domain-containing protein yields the protein MSGANQAAASGSGRRPRRERGVRESLLSVALVLEAIMLIFASLALFGLRSLPPGAALGGGAAFIVVLLITASQTRHRWAQILGWVLQFALLACGFVDPSMFIVGAIFVGIWIWCVVKAGRIERQQRAARR from the coding sequence GTGAGCGGCGCGAACCAGGCCGCCGCCTCCGGGTCGGGCCGACGCCCGCGCCGCGAACGGGGCGTGCGCGAGTCGCTGCTCTCCGTCGCGCTCGTGCTCGAGGCGATCATGCTGATCTTCGCCTCGCTGGCCCTGTTCGGCCTGCGCTCGCTGCCTCCGGGCGCCGCCCTCGGCGGGGGAGCGGCGTTCATCGTCGTGCTGCTCATCACCGCCTCGCAGACCCGGCACCGCTGGGCCCAGATCCTGGGATGGGTGCTGCAGTTCGCGCTGCTCGCCTGCGGCTTCGTCGACCCGTCGATGTTCATCGTCGGCGCGATCTTCGTCGGCATCTGGATCTGGTGCGTCGTCAAGGCCGGCCGCATCGAGAGGCAGCAGCGCGCGGCGCGGCGCTGA
- a CDS encoding vitamin K epoxide reductase family protein, translated as MTDTVAEAPTSRRPWILAAFFIVAGALGWWAAFSLTLDKIAVLEDPDAALSCNLSAFVQCGKNLGSWQGSVFGFPNPLLGLGGFVAPIAVGVAILAGARFARWFWIAFNVGIVGALAFVIWLITQSFFSLGTLCPWCALVWSVTIPLFWTTTLRNAKEGVFGDAPRRIGRLLTPWIVPITVLCYLIVIVIGQTRIPIIQSLFL; from the coding sequence GTGACCGACACCGTCGCAGAGGCGCCGACCTCCCGCCGCCCCTGGATCCTCGCCGCGTTCTTCATCGTCGCGGGCGCCCTCGGCTGGTGGGCCGCGTTCAGCCTGACGCTCGACAAGATCGCGGTGCTCGAGGATCCGGACGCGGCGCTCTCGTGCAACCTCAGCGCCTTCGTGCAGTGCGGCAAGAACCTCGGCTCGTGGCAGGGCTCGGTGTTCGGGTTCCCGAACCCGCTGCTCGGGCTCGGCGGCTTCGTCGCCCCGATCGCGGTCGGAGTCGCGATCCTCGCCGGGGCCCGCTTCGCCCGCTGGTTCTGGATCGCCTTCAACGTCGGCATCGTCGGCGCTCTCGCCTTCGTGATCTGGCTGATCACGCAGAGCTTCTTCTCGCTCGGCACGCTCTGCCCGTGGTGCGCTCTCGTGTGGAGCGTGACGATCCCGCTGTTCTGGACCACGACGCTGCGCAACGCCAAGGAGGGCGTCTTCGGTGACGCGCCTCGCCGCATCGGGCGCCTGCTGACACCGTGGATCGTGCCGATCACCGTGCTCTGCTACCTGATCGTGATCGTGATCGGGCAGACCCGCATCCCGATCATCCAGTCGCTGTTCCTGTAG
- the rplU gene encoding 50S ribosomal protein L21, producing the protein MVYAIVRAGGRQEKVEVGSIVVLDRVQAENGKIELAPVLLVDGDKITHDAKALAKVTVTAEVIRDERGPKIVIQKFKNKTGYKKRQGFRADLTRVKITGIK; encoded by the coding sequence GTGGTTTACGCAATTGTGCGCGCCGGCGGCCGTCAGGAGAAGGTCGAGGTCGGCTCGATCGTCGTCCTCGATCGCGTCCAGGCCGAGAACGGCAAGATCGAACTGGCCCCCGTCCTCCTCGTCGACGGTGACAAGATCACGCACGACGCGAAGGCGCTGGCGAAGGTCACCGTCACGGCCGAGGTCATCCGCGACGAGCGTGGACCGAAGATCGTGATCCAGAAGTTCAAGAACAAGACCGGGTACAAGAAGCGCCAGGGTTTCCGCGCTGACCTGACCCGCGTCAAGATCACCGGCATCAAGTAA
- the ndk gene encoding nucleoside-diphosphate kinase, protein MTAPVEETLVLIKPDGVARNLTGEILRRIEAKGYQLVDIKLVEPSLELLAAHYEEHQGKPFYEPLVEFMQSGPVVAIRIAGNRVIEGFRSLAGTTDPTGAAPGTIRGDLGRDWGLKVQQNLVHGSDSPESAQRELGLWFG, encoded by the coding sequence ATGACCGCCCCTGTCGAAGAGACCCTCGTGCTGATCAAGCCCGACGGCGTCGCCCGCAACCTGACCGGAGAGATCCTGCGCCGCATCGAGGCGAAGGGCTACCAGCTGGTCGACATCAAGCTCGTCGAGCCCAGCCTCGAGCTGCTCGCCGCGCACTACGAGGAGCACCAGGGCAAGCCCTTCTACGAGCCCCTCGTCGAGTTCATGCAGTCGGGACCTGTGGTCGCGATCCGCATCGCCGGCAACCGCGTGATCGAGGGCTTCCGCTCGCTCGCCGGCACGACCGACCCGACCGGCGCCGCCCCCGGCACCATCCGCGGCGACCTCGGCCGCGACTGGGGCCTCAAGGTGCAGCAGAACCTCGTGCACGGCTCCGACTCGCCCGAGTCGGCGCAGCGCGAGCTCGGCCTCTGGTTCGGCTGA
- a CDS encoding Rne/Rng family ribonuclease yields MVDEDKPKGRGLFGVRRSRRVTAQAAAPTPEPTQPETTRSEQPAQPETPVAETAQPALAELNDALDSIRSVEKTVEQPAAEPEASAPAAPTATEQPALDIPDEDAAAPVAEPVETAAEALVADETVGEQGSAQPAEAAAETKPAAEAPAASGPQSLFSGAITSTSLLFRAPDLPTWVPPERGARAEQPGQSSGQGDAEQGSSTSRRRSRRRGGEDVTDEPREQRQPQQRQPKQPPAPITEPQRIKGSTRLEAKKQRRRDGRDAGRRRSVITEAEFLARRESVDRAMVVREANNRTQIAVLEDGVLVEHYVARAQDSGLIGNVYLGRVQNVLPSMEAAFVDIGRGRNAVLYSGEVDWDAVQQDPELKNQPRRIELALKPGDRVLVQVTKDPVGHKGARLTSQISLPGRYLVYVPGGSMNGISRKLPDTERARLKKILKEVLPDDAGVIVRTAAEGATEEQLTIDVQRLTQQWAEIERAVEIGQAPALLHSEPDLLIKIVRDVFNEDFQRMVIAGDDAQQAIDKYLGSVAPDLVDRVERYEGEKDAFDQFRVTEQIEKALDRKVWLPSGGSLIIDRTEAMTVVDVNTGKFVGSGGNLEETVTKNNLEAAEEVVRQLRLRDIGGIIVIDFIDMVLESNRDLVLRRLVECLSRDRTKHQVAEVTSLGLVQMTRKKLGLGLLETFSEPCEHCAGRGVVVYHDPVTKHRGNGGGSNGGNGGQNGGGESGSGRSRRGRGGSGGSNGGNGAQNGGGSNGSGNGGGGANGNGKANGGTHAITDDVRNALGLIAKSSAAAHAGDEHAEGGTAETAAPAVAATGRAGGTSEKTEPAQPKAELAQQAAGAAAEAAVKILDLPVVKAKRNARRISTKDAEDILDSVLDALPEPKLPGEGRATRGSRRAGSAGTVVTPPSE; encoded by the coding sequence ATGGTGGATGAAGACAAGCCCAAGGGGCGTGGCCTGTTCGGCGTGCGCCGATCGCGGCGCGTGACGGCTCAGGCCGCCGCACCGACCCCCGAGCCCACGCAGCCCGAGACCACCCGGTCCGAGCAGCCGGCGCAGCCCGAGACGCCGGTCGCCGAGACCGCGCAGCCGGCGCTCGCCGAGCTGAACGACGCGCTCGACAGCATCCGCTCGGTCGAGAAGACCGTCGAGCAGCCGGCCGCAGAGCCCGAGGCGTCGGCTCCGGCCGCTCCCACGGCGACCGAGCAGCCCGCGCTCGACATCCCCGACGAGGACGCCGCCGCTCCCGTCGCGGAGCCCGTCGAGACCGCCGCCGAGGCGCTCGTCGCCGACGAGACCGTCGGCGAGCAGGGATCCGCGCAGCCCGCCGAAGCTGCCGCCGAGACGAAGCCCGCCGCGGAGGCTCCCGCCGCATCCGGCCCGCAGTCGCTCTTCTCCGGCGCCATCACCAGCACCTCGCTGCTGTTCCGCGCCCCCGATCTGCCGACCTGGGTGCCGCCGGAGCGCGGCGCCCGCGCCGAGCAGCCGGGCCAGTCGTCCGGTCAGGGCGACGCCGAGCAGGGTTCCTCGACGAGCCGCCGCCGCAGCCGTCGCCGCGGGGGAGAGGACGTCACCGACGAGCCCCGCGAGCAGCGCCAGCCGCAGCAGCGTCAGCCCAAGCAGCCCCCGGCTCCGATCACCGAGCCGCAGCGCATCAAGGGCTCGACTCGCCTCGAGGCGAAGAAGCAGCGCCGCCGTGACGGCCGCGACGCCGGTCGCCGCCGCTCGGTCATCACCGAGGCCGAGTTCCTCGCCCGCCGCGAGAGCGTCGACCGCGCGATGGTCGTGCGCGAGGCCAACAACCGCACGCAGATCGCCGTGCTCGAAGACGGCGTGCTTGTCGAGCACTACGTCGCCCGCGCGCAGGACTCCGGTCTGATCGGCAACGTCTACCTCGGCCGCGTGCAGAACGTGCTGCCGAGCATGGAGGCCGCCTTCGTCGACATCGGCCGCGGCCGCAACGCCGTGCTCTACTCGGGCGAGGTCGACTGGGATGCCGTGCAGCAGGATCCCGAGCTGAAGAACCAGCCCCGCCGCATCGAGCTCGCGCTCAAGCCCGGCGACCGCGTGCTCGTGCAGGTCACGAAGGACCCGGTGGGCCACAAGGGCGCCCGCCTGACCAGCCAGATCAGCCTGCCCGGCCGTTACCTCGTGTACGTGCCCGGCGGCTCGATGAACGGCATCAGCCGCAAGCTGCCCGACACCGAGCGCGCACGCCTGAAGAAGATCCTCAAGGAGGTGCTGCCCGACGACGCCGGCGTGATCGTGCGCACGGCCGCCGAGGGCGCCACCGAGGAGCAGCTCACGATCGACGTGCAGCGTCTCACCCAGCAGTGGGCCGAGATCGAGCGCGCCGTCGAGATCGGCCAGGCGCCGGCTCTGCTGCACAGCGAGCCCGACCTGCTGATCAAGATCGTGCGCGACGTCTTCAACGAGGACTTCCAGCGCATGGTCATCGCCGGTGACGACGCGCAGCAGGCGATCGACAAGTACCTCGGCTCCGTCGCCCCCGACCTGGTCGACCGGGTCGAGCGCTACGAGGGCGAGAAGGATGCCTTCGATCAGTTCCGGGTGACGGAGCAGATCGAGAAGGCGCTCGACCGCAAGGTCTGGCTGCCCTCGGGCGGCTCGCTCATCATCGACCGCACCGAGGCGATGACGGTCGTGGATGTCAACACCGGCAAGTTCGTCGGCTCGGGCGGCAACCTCGAGGAGACCGTCACGAAGAACAACCTGGAGGCGGCCGAGGAGGTCGTGCGCCAGCTGCGTCTGCGTGACATCGGCGGCATCATCGTCATCGACTTCATCGACATGGTGCTCGAGTCGAACCGCGATCTCGTGCTGCGCCGTCTGGTCGAGTGCCTGTCGCGCGACCGCACCAAGCACCAGGTGGCCGAGGTGACCTCGCTCGGTCTCGTGCAGATGACCCGCAAGAAGCTCGGCCTCGGCCTGCTCGAGACCTTCAGCGAGCCGTGCGAGCACTGCGCCGGCCGCGGCGTCGTGGTCTACCACGACCCGGTCACGAAGCACCGCGGCAACGGCGGCGGCTCGAACGGCGGCAACGGCGGTCAGAACGGCGGCGGCGAGAGCGGCTCCGGTCGCAGTCGTCGCGGTCGCGGCGGCAGCGGCGGCTCGAACGGCGGCAACGGCGCTCAGAACGGCGGGGGCTCGAACGGCTCCGGCAACGGCGGCGGCGGCGCCAACGGCAACGGCAAGGCCAACGGCGGCACCCACGCCATCACCGACGACGTGCGCAACGCGCTCGGCCTCATCGCGAAGAGCAGCGCCGCGGCGCACGCGGGCGACGAGCACGCCGAGGGCGGCACCGCCGAGACGGCCGCCCCGGCGGTGGCCGCGACCGGCCGTGCCGGCGGCACGAGCGAGAAGACCGAGCCGGCGCAGCCGAAGGCCGAGCTCGCTCAGCAGGCGGCGGGAGCGGCGGCCGAGGCCGCAGTGAAGATCCTCGATCTGCCGGTCGTGAAGGCGAAGCGCAACGCCCGCCGCATCAGCACGAAGGACGCCGAGGACATCCTCGACTCGGTGCTCGACGCGCTGCCCGAGCCCAAGCTCCCCGGCGAGGGACGCGCGACGCGCGGCTCGCGTCGTGCGGGCTCCGCGGGCACGGTGGTGACTCCGCCGAGCGAGTGA
- a CDS encoding DsbA family protein, whose amino-acid sequence MPERQTKKQRIEEAREAARQAREQREKRQRLLKVLVPIIATVVVLGIGALIAVVVIATIPKPAFPGGPKNMASDGILYTGDGTKAAVAETAATKKGEKPKATEWPDSDGKAHIVTYIDWSCPVCKTFETTYAEQINQIVAAGQATLEIHPVAILDRAYLSSRFSSRAANAAACVANFEPEKFEAVQTAMYDEQPEENTNGLTNAKIKQIVQKAGAKSDDVATCIDSERFKNWVKAATDRATSDKALQGAQGFGTPTVVVNGQRWDSSAQPDFGAFLTSAVSGE is encoded by the coding sequence GTGCCGGAACGTCAGACCAAGAAGCAGCGCATCGAAGAGGCCCGCGAGGCCGCCCGTCAGGCCCGCGAGCAGCGCGAGAAGCGCCAGCGGCTGCTGAAGGTGCTCGTGCCGATCATCGCGACCGTCGTCGTGCTCGGCATCGGAGCCCTCATCGCGGTCGTCGTGATCGCCACGATCCCGAAGCCGGCCTTCCCCGGCGGCCCGAAGAACATGGCCAGCGACGGCATCCTCTACACGGGTGACGGCACCAAGGCCGCGGTCGCCGAGACCGCCGCCACGAAGAAGGGCGAGAAGCCGAAGGCCACCGAGTGGCCCGACTCCGACGGCAAGGCCCACATCGTCACCTACATCGACTGGTCGTGCCCCGTGTGCAAGACCTTCGAGACGACCTACGCCGAGCAGATCAACCAGATCGTCGCCGCGGGCCAGGCGACCCTCGAGATCCACCCGGTCGCGATCCTCGATCGCGCCTACCTCAGCTCGCGCTTCTCGAGCCGCGCCGCGAACGCCGCCGCCTGCGTCGCGAACTTCGAGCCCGAGAAGTTCGAGGCCGTGCAGACCGCGATGTACGACGAGCAGCCCGAAGAGAACACCAACGGTTTGACGAACGCGAAGATCAAGCAGATCGTGCAGAAGGCCGGCGCGAAGAGCGACGACGTCGCCACCTGCATCGACAGCGAGCGGTTCAAGAACTGGGTCAAGGCCGCCACCGACCGCGCCACGAGCGACAAGGCCCTGCAGGGCGCTCAGGGCTTCGGCACCCCGACCGTCGTCGTCAACGGCCAGCGCTGGGACTCGAGCGCGCAGCCCGACTTCGGCGCGTTCCTGACCTCGGCCGTCAGCGGCGAGTAA
- the obgE gene encoding GTPase ObgE encodes MATFVDQVTLHLRAGHGGNGCVSVRREKFKPLAGPDGGNGGDGGSITLVADPQTTTLLGYHRGPHRHGGNGGPGMGDHRAGYAGESLELPVPLGTVVRSADGTQLLDMTEPGQRFVVAEGGQGGLGNAALSTTKRKAPGFALLGTLGWEGDVVLELKTVADVALVGYPSAGKSSLIAALSAAKPKIADYPFTTLHPNLGVVEAGQVRFTVADVPGLIEGASEGKGLGLEFLRHVERCSALLHVLDCGTLEPNRDPLSDLDVILGELGKYEVPEGQVPLLERPQIVALNKVDIPDAQELADFVRGDLEERGYRVFEISAVSRAGLRELSFALGELVEADRQSRAADTPPPRVVLRPRAVNAAEFEIKVEGGTEPLYRVLGTKPERWIQQTDFNNDEAVGYLADRLAKLGVEDALFKKGATPGSAVVIGHDNDRIFDWEPTLTSAAELITSPRGTDARLDDDRRATRNERRAAYFERMDAKAEAREELRRERDAGIWTEQYAADHAETGIDDDDLDAADSADGAGDPAEKR; translated from the coding sequence GTGGCGACCTTCGTCGATCAGGTGACACTGCACCTGCGCGCCGGTCACGGCGGCAACGGCTGCGTGTCGGTCCGTCGCGAGAAGTTCAAGCCGCTCGCCGGCCCCGACGGCGGCAACGGCGGCGACGGCGGCAGCATCACGCTCGTCGCCGACCCGCAGACGACCACGCTGCTCGGCTACCACCGCGGCCCGCACCGCCACGGCGGCAACGGCGGACCGGGCATGGGCGATCACCGCGCCGGCTACGCCGGCGAGTCGCTCGAGCTGCCCGTGCCGCTCGGCACCGTGGTGCGCTCCGCCGACGGCACCCAGCTGCTCGACATGACCGAGCCCGGCCAGCGATTCGTCGTCGCCGAGGGCGGCCAGGGCGGCCTCGGCAACGCGGCGCTGTCGACCACGAAGCGCAAGGCTCCCGGCTTCGCGCTGCTCGGCACGCTCGGCTGGGAGGGCGATGTCGTCCTCGAGCTGAAGACCGTCGCCGACGTCGCGCTCGTGGGCTACCCGAGCGCCGGCAAGTCGAGCCTCATCGCCGCGCTCAGCGCCGCGAAGCCGAAGATCGCCGACTACCCCTTCACGACCCTGCACCCGAACCTCGGCGTCGTCGAGGCGGGCCAGGTGCGCTTCACCGTCGCCGACGTGCCCGGCCTCATCGAGGGTGCGAGCGAGGGCAAGGGGCTCGGCCTCGAGTTCCTGCGCCACGTCGAGCGCTGCAGCGCGCTGCTGCACGTGCTCGACTGCGGCACGCTCGAGCCGAACCGCGACCCGCTGAGCGACCTCGACGTCATCCTGGGCGAGCTCGGCAAGTACGAGGTGCCCGAGGGGCAGGTGCCGCTGCTCGAGCGACCGCAGATCGTCGCCCTGAACAAGGTCGACATCCCCGACGCCCAGGAGCTCGCCGATTTCGTGCGCGGCGACCTCGAAGAGCGCGGCTACCGCGTGTTCGAGATCTCGGCCGTGAGCCGGGCGGGCCTTCGCGAGCTGAGCTTCGCGCTCGGCGAGCTCGTCGAGGCCGACCGTCAGAGCCGCGCCGCCGACACGCCGCCGCCGCGCGTCGTGCTGCGCCCGCGCGCGGTCAACGCGGCCGAGTTCGAGATCAAGGTCGAGGGCGGTACCGAGCCGCTCTACCGCGTGCTGGGAACGAAGCCCGAGCGCTGGATCCAGCAGACCGACTTCAACAACGACGAGGCCGTCGGCTACCTGGCCGATCGACTCGCGAAGCTCGGCGTCGAGGACGCGCTGTTCAAGAAGGGCGCGACCCCCGGATCCGCCGTCGTGATCGGTCACGACAACGACCGCATCTTCGACTGGGAGCCGACGCTCACCTCGGCGGCCGAGCTCATCACGAGCCCGCGTGGAACCGATGCGCGCCTCGATGACGACCGTCGCGCCACGCGCAACGAGCGCCGCGCTGCGTACTTCGAGCGCATGGATGCCAAGGCCGAGGCCCGCGAGGAGCTGCGCCGTGAGCGCGACGCGGGCATCTGGACCGAGCAGTACGCCGCCGACCACGCCGAGACCGGGATCGACGACGACGATCTCGACGCGGCCGACAGCGCCGACGGCGCGGGCGACCCCGCCGAGAAGCGCTGA